The Streptomyces sp. NBC_00659 genomic interval GTGACCCGTCATGCGCTGATACCGGGCGGATACATCGGTGGCGATGTAGCCCAGGGGGTGACCCACGTGCAGACCCGCACCCGAGGGGTACGGGAACATGTCCATGATGAACTTCTTGGGCCGGGCGACCAGCTCGGGGTCCCCGGCCAGGTCGCCGGAGGGGTTCGGGGCCTCGTACGTGCCCTCGGCGTCCCAGAAGTCCTGCCAGCGTGCCTCGATGTCGGCGGCCAGGGCGGCCGTGTAGCGGTGCGGCGCGGCCGATTCGGCGGTGGCGGCAGCGGTGTTCGTCTCGCTCATGTCCTCAAAGCTCCATCGATCGTCTCTGCCAGCAGAAATGAAAAAACCCCTCGCACAGGAGGGGACGCCGCGCTGATGCCGACCACGATGCGTCAGCGGTCGGGACTGATCAGCGCGGCTCGCTAAGCAGAAGGCGTACGGCACGCATGGCGTCAGGGTACCGCAGGGCCCACGCGGGCCGCGACGACCTTTCGGGCCCGTCGGCACCGCGCGCCGCCCGGACGGACGGCAAAAAATTGTTGACCAATGTTCAAATTTTACTTCGCTTAACGGACGCTTACGGACAACACAAAGACCTCATTGCCCTTTGGTAACAAGGCAATAACTCAAACGTGGAGCTCGGCGCCTTTTCTCGACCTAGAGTGCGCCTTCGGGACCGCTTCCCCGAACCGTAGGGAGTACCCCTCATGAACCCTCGTCGTAACAACAGCTCGCTTCCCCGGACGGGCCGTTCGGCCTACGGGGTGGCCTCGGCTGCCGCCCTGCTCCTCATACCCGTGATCGTGCTGGTGGGAGGCACCGCGGTTCAAGATTTCCTGAACTTCGGCGCCGGCGTCCTGTCGCTGGTCTCCCTGACCTGCTCGGTGATCTGGGGCCTGGTCGCCCAGGACCGGCTCCTCCTCGACACACGTCAGCGGATCATCGCGCAGGGCGTCCACCGCGTGACCGCCGTCGGCTCGATCGCGTTCCTCCTGGTGCACATCACCGTCAAGCTGGCACTGGACCACACCGTCCTGATCGCCGCGCTGATCCCCTTCAGCCTGGGCGTCACGGGCCTCGGCGGGCTCATCGGCCTCGGCTCGCTGGCCGGCCTGCTCATGATCTTCGTAGGCATCACCGGCGCGCTGCGCAATCAGTTCGCCGCGCCGGCCGTGGTCGCAGCCCGCTGGCGCGCGATGCACATGCTGGCCTACCCCGCACTGTGCGCGGCCCTGGTCCACGGCTTGTTCGCGGGGCGCCCGGCGAAGACCTTCTTCATGGTCTCGTACGAGTTGTGCCTGGTCGGCGTCATGGCCGCCCTCGTACTGCGTGCCGCCCCGAACGCCGTCAAGTACAAGGTCGCGGCGCGGATCCTGGCGCTCACCGGCGGCGGCAGCGCCCGCGGGTTCCGCGAGGACCTGGAGGCGTCCCGCGCGGCCGCGATGGAGTCGCCGCAGGGAGGTTCCGCGGGTCGCTCCGACCGGCGTTCCCCGGGCGCCGACTCCGTCCCGTCCCCGCGCAAGGAGCCCTCGTCCTCGCAGTTCGGCGGCGCGCCCGACCCCGCGGACAACGGCTTCGCGGCGGCCTACCGCACCGTGGCGACACCCGGCGACGGCCCCGCGGCCCCCGGGACCCAGCAGTTCCAGATGCCCATGAACGCGCAGCCCACCGAGACGTTTCCCCGCGTCGGCAACGGCGGCGCGCAGGCCGGCTGGCCCGTTCCCACGTCGGCCCCCGTCGGCGAGGCCCCGGCATCGGCCTACGACCCGCTCAACGACACCGGATACACCGTCCCCGTCTACGGCAATCAGCCCGCCGGGAACTACGGCACGAGTGATGTGTACAACACCGGTGAGACGAACGCGTCCTACCGCACGTACAACACCAATGACACGTACGACAGCGGTCCCACGACTGACGTACTGCCGGGCGCCTTCGACGCTCCTGGCTCCGGTGAATCATGGAATGCCCCTTCCGGAGGCTTTAAGTGAACGAGGCCCTGCCCGACGTCCCGGAAGTCCGTGTAGTCGGACTTCCGCAGCTCACGTCGGGTTTCGACCTGGTTGAACGTCTTGATCTGCCCATGCACCTCAAGGTGCACGGTCCGCTCGAACCCCTGGGCGGAGAAGAACTCGCGAGCCTCGCCGAGGACATCAACCTGAAGGGCCGCGGCGGGGCGGGCTTCCCGTTCGGCAAGAAACTGCGCTCGGTCGCCGAATCAGCCATCAAGAAGGGCATCCGCCCGGTGGTGGTCGTCAACGGAAGCGAGGACGAACCGGCCTGCCGCAAGGACACGGTGCTCATCAACCGTGCCCCGCACCTCATCCTCGACGGCGCCCTCCTGGTCGCGGAGGCCATGGGCGCCCGCCAGCTCGTGATCGGCGTGACCCGCGAGTCCACCCAGCGCTCCATGGAAGCGGCGCTGTCCGAGCGGGGGCTGAGCAACCGCAGGGGGTCACCCCTTCGCGCGCGCGTGCAGCGCAATCCGGTACGCATGGTGACCGGCGCGGCCGCGTCGCTGATCCGCTCGATCGACGGCGGCCCGGCCGTGCCGCCCGGCCGCAAGGTCAGCGCCTCCCAGTCGGGTGTCGGGGGCGCGCCCACCCTCCTGTCGAACGCCGAGACGTTCGCGCAGCTGGCCATCGCCGCCCGCATCGGCCCCGACCGCTACCGCAACACGGGCCTGTACGACGAGCCCGGCACCGTCATGCTCACCGTCTCGGGCGCGGTCGCGCGCCCCATGGTGATCGAGGTCCCCACCGGCGTACCCCTGCGATACGTGCTCCAGCTGGCAGGCGCCCCGGCGATGCCCCAGGGCGTCCTGACCGGCGGCTACCACGGCAAGTGGCTGGACGCGGCGACGGTCAACGAGGCGATCATCTCGCGGGACTCCCTGGCCGCGGTGGGCGGCGCGCTCGGCGCCGGCGCGATCCTCCCCATCACCCAGGAGACCTGCCCCCTCGGCGAGTCACTGCGCGTGGCGCAGTGGCTGGCCGACGAGAGCGCGGGACAGTGCGGTCCCTGCTACCTGGGTCTGCCCGCCGCGGCGCGCGGCCTGGCGGACATCCTCAACGGCGGCGGACCGGCGGCGCTCGAGGCGGTGAAGCAGGTCGCCAAGTCCGTGAAGCGGCGCGGCGCCTGCTCCCACCCGGACGGCTCGGCGATGTTCATCGAGTCGACCCTCAAGGCGTTCACGGACGACCTGGCCGCGCATGTCCTCGGAAACGGCTGCGGAAGGCCCGTGGAAGGCGTTCTGCCGCTCTTCGAGGACGGCCAGCTGCCCCTGAGCATCATGGGTGGCCAGAGCGAGCAGGAGGCGGGTCCCAGCCGCCAGAAGATCTTCGTCGACTGGACGCTGTGCCGCGGGCACGGCCTGTGCGCCGATCTCCTTCCCGAGGTCTTCGAACTGGGCGCCGACGGCTTCCCCACCGTCGCGCAGGCTCCGGTGCCGCGATTCGCCGAGGCGAAGGCCCTGCGCGCGGTACGCCGCTGCCCGGCGCTCGCCCTGCGGATCGAGGAGGACACCAGGGGCTCGTCCCCGTCGCGCAACAACCTGCCGGTCCTCTCCCAGGGGCGCGGGCGCCGCGCGCTCGGCAGCGGCCGCTGACACGAAGGAGCGGGCCACCAGGAACCGGTGGCCCGCCTTCGACACGTTCCGCGCGGTTGCCGGCCGTTCCGCGAGAGCACGGGAAACGAAGAAGCGGACCACCCTGATCGGGTGGCCCGCTTTCAACGTCTGTGGAGCTAAGGAGAATTGAACTCCTGACCTCCTGCATGCCATGCAGGCGCTCTACCAACTGAGCTATAGCCCCTTGTGGCCACGCGGTGAGACCGCGTTTTCACCGTGTCGCCGGTTTCCCCGGCGGCGACGCCAACATTACACGGTCCCCCTGGTGAACCACCAAATCGTTTCCCGTCTGTACCGATTCGGGCTTCATGTCGCATAGTGCGGGCCCCGCCGCGTGCCATGTCCGCCCGGATACGACCGCTGGGCCGAACGGGTTCGAGGAGGCGTTGGGCGGGGTTCTCCGGACAGCGACGGACGGGGAACGCCACCTGGGGCCGCTGCGCGGCTTCTGGCGGGCTTCAGGGGTCACGGCGGACTCCGCCCGGCCTTCCGGGGCGCGGACGATGCGCAGAGGCCGCTCCAGGGCGGCTGTGGTGTCCCGCTCGCGCGTACGCGCAGGGGCGGGTGCGTGCAGGGCGGGAACTGCGCCGGAACGGCAGCGGATTGACGCCGGCGGCTCGCCGAGGGGAATTCGCCCGCGCCCGTCGGGCCGACTGGGGCCGGATCGCCCCGCGGCGGGATGGACCCCGGGCCGGCCCGGCGCCGGGACCGGCCGTCACACGGGCAGGCCGTCCCGGGGTCGTACAGCGCCGGGGCACACGGCCCCGGGGGCACGCGGTCCCCGGGTCAGGCCGTGGCGAACGAATAGAAGCGCTTGAGCGTGCAGTGCTCGTCGAGGAGCCGTGCGTAGATCGGCTCGCCCTCCAGCTCGCGGTACGTCTCGATCGGGTCGCCTTTTATGATCAGCGCCCGCGCGCATTCCTCGCACCAGTACTGGTAGTCGTGGTTGACCGGTTCCATGTCGCGGACGATCGGCGTACCACTGCCGCACCAATCGCATTTCCGCCTGTGTGCACCCATCAATCAGCTCCAGCTGTGGCCGCAGGCCGTGCACACGTAGGAGATTCCACCGTTGTCACCGAGAACCTGGGCAACGTGGACCGATCCGCAGGAAGGGCAGTCGAGGAGGGTGGCTTTCTTACGGTTCAATGCCACTTCGAGGAGATCGTCGACCTCCTCGAGGATGCTGGCAGGCATCGCTACTCCCTCCCGTCGGGCCGCGCCCCCTTCCGGCCGTTTGATTCTGCCACGGCCGGAGCAATACGGTCAGCGACGCCTTCGTACCAGTCCGGACACGGGCACCCAGCACGCCCCTGGCGACCGGCGCATACGAGCACGCCAGGAGCGCGTCCGCAAAGGTATACGCCCCAGGGACCCCAAGTGACTCAAGCGGGTTCGAGATGAGTGTGCCCAAGACCACGGCCCCCCATGAGCCGGAGAGGGCGCGCGGCTCCTGACGGTGTCACGGAGGCTGCCGGGGCGACGCGTCCGGGGTGATCCACGACACGGCTTTCGGAGTCCGTCCGCCCAACTGCGCCCGCCTCGGCGCGTTCCTCCGAGGCCGGGCCCCAACTCCGGTGCGAGCAACGAAAAATCCCGCTCCCTCACGGGAACGGGATCTTTCATCACTCTGTCCGACAACTCGAGAGAGTCGGTCTGTGGAGCTAAGGAGAATTGAACTCCTGACCTCCTGCATGCCATGCAGGCGCTCTACCAACTGAGCTATAGCCCCTTGCGTTCTTCCCGCCCTGCGGGCCGAACAAGAAGAACTTTAGCCTGCGACCAGCCGGAAAGTGAAATCCGGTCCCTCCGGGCCCGCGCGACCGGACGGAGCGCCGTACGGCGCCCCTCAGTCGTCGTCGCCGAGGACCGGTTCCGGCAGCGTGCCGGCGTTGTGCTCCAGCAGCCGCCAGCCGCGGACGCCCTCGCCGAGAACGGACCAGCAGCAGTTGGACAGGCCGCCGAGGCTCTCCCAGTGCCGGGACTCCAGACCGAGCAGACGGCCGATCGTGGTGCGGATCGTGCCTCCGTGGCTGACGACGACGAGGGTGCCGTCGTCCGGGAGCTTGTCGGCGTGCCGCAGCACCACGGGGGCGGCGCGGTCGGCGACCTCGGTCTCCAGCTCGCCCCCGCCGCGCCGCACCGGCTCACCGCGCTTCCACGCGGCGTACTGCTCGCCGTGGCGGGCGATGATCTCCTCGTGCGTCAGCCCCTGCCAGACGCCCGCGTAGGTCTCGCGCAGGCCCTCCTCGTGGGTGACGTCGAGGCAGGTGAGGGCGGCCAGCTCGGCGGCCGTCGCGGCGGCGCGCTTGAGATCCGAGGCGACGATGGCGTCGGGCTTCAGGGAGGCGAGCAGCCGGGCGGCGCGGACGGCCTGCCCGACGCCCGTCTCGGTCAGCTCGACGTCCGTCGAACCCTGGAAGCGGCGGTCCACGTTCCAGGAGGTCTGGCCGTGCCGCCACAGGATGACCCGACGGCCCCTGCCCGGCTTCGCCTCGGCGGTCGCGCCCGCGGCCTCGCGGGCCTCGGCGGTCACCGCAGCTCCTCCATGCCGACGGAGTCCTCCTCGGCCTGGAACTTGGCGTGCTCGGCGGCCTTGCCGCGGGTCGCCTTGGCCTCGGCGGGCAGGTCGAGCTCGGGGCAGTCCTTCCACAGCCGCTCGAGGGCGTAGAAGACGCGCTCCTCGCTGTGCTGGACGTGCACCACGATGTCGACGTAGTCGAGCAGCACCCAGCGTGCCTCGCGGTCGCCCTCTCGGCGCACCGGCTTGGCGCCGAGCTCCTTGTTCAGGCGCTCCTCGATCTCGTCGACGATCGACTTGACCTGACGGTCGTTGGGCGCGGACGCCAGCAGGAAGGCGTCGGTGATGGAGAGCACATCGCTGACGTCGTAGGCGATGATGTCGTGCGCGAGCTTGTCTGCGGCCGCCTGTGCGGCGGCATTGATGAGCTCGATGGAGCGGTCCGTGGCGGTCACTACGCGGCTTTCCGTCGGCGGTCGGTTACGACTCAAGGGTCTCACGGACCGCCGACGACACCCCACGCGTTTCCGCGGCCACGCCCCGGGGCCGGGCCCCGGGGCGTGATGCCGGTCACCCGCGGGTCACCCCGTCGAGCGGCTGGTGATCTTGTAGTCCTGGCCGAGGACGACGGACACGTCCGCGTTGCCGGTGGCCTTGCCCTTCTTCACGCTGCTGGTGGGCAGACCCAGGGTCTTGGCGACCTCGACGGCGTCTTCCTTCTTGGCGGCATCGCTGTAGGTGATCCGGGACACGCTCTGGGCGGCGGCCGAGGTGCCGGAGTCCAGGAACGTGTAGCCGCCGTTGACCAGGGCGACCCTGGCCTGGCCGGTGGCCGCCTTGACGCCGGTGGCGTTCTCGATGCCGACGCGGACCGCGGAGCCCGCCTCGGGGCTCTTCGCCGTACCGCCCAGGACGTTCTTGATCACGCTGTCGGAGGTGCTCGCGGTCAGCGTGCCGTCCTGCTGCACGGGCAGCAGCGCGGTCTTGTAGTCGCCGCCCTTGGCGAGGTCGGCGAGCTTGGCGAGGAAGGCACCGAGGTCCTGGTCGGTCAGGGACGGGTCGAGGATCTGGGCCAGCGTCTGCACGGTGGTGGTGGCGGCCTGCTTGTCCGAGGACAGCTTGCGCATCACCCCCTGCATGACCTGTCCGAACCGTTCCAGCTGCGCGTTCTGGGCCTCGTCCGCGGCCTGGTAAGTGGCGTAGGCG includes:
- a CDS encoding cytochrome b/b6 domain-containing protein, which codes for MNPRRNNSSLPRTGRSAYGVASAAALLLIPVIVLVGGTAVQDFLNFGAGVLSLVSLTCSVIWGLVAQDRLLLDTRQRIIAQGVHRVTAVGSIAFLLVHITVKLALDHTVLIAALIPFSLGVTGLGGLIGLGSLAGLLMIFVGITGALRNQFAAPAVVAARWRAMHMLAYPALCAALVHGLFAGRPAKTFFMVSYELCLVGVMAALVLRAAPNAVKYKVAARILALTGGGSARGFREDLEASRAAAMESPQGGSAGRSDRRSPGADSVPSPRKEPSSSQFGGAPDPADNGFAAAYRTVATPGDGPAAPGTQQFQMPMNAQPTETFPRVGNGGAQAGWPVPTSAPVGEAPASAYDPLNDTGYTVPVYGNQPAGNYGTSDVYNTGETNASYRTYNTNDTYDSGPTTDVLPGAFDAPGSGESWNAPSGGFK
- a CDS encoding NADH-ubiquinone oxidoreductase-F iron-sulfur binding region domain-containing protein, which translates into the protein MNEALPDVPEVRVVGLPQLTSGFDLVERLDLPMHLKVHGPLEPLGGEELASLAEDINLKGRGGAGFPFGKKLRSVAESAIKKGIRPVVVVNGSEDEPACRKDTVLINRAPHLILDGALLVAEAMGARQLVIGVTRESTQRSMEAALSERGLSNRRGSPLRARVQRNPVRMVTGAAASLIRSIDGGPAVPPGRKVSASQSGVGGAPTLLSNAETFAQLAIAARIGPDRYRNTGLYDEPGTVMLTVSGAVARPMVIEVPTGVPLRYVLQLAGAPAMPQGVLTGGYHGKWLDAATVNEAIISRDSLAAVGGALGAGAILPITQETCPLGESLRVAQWLADESAGQCGPCYLGLPAAARGLADILNGGGPAALEAVKQVAKSVKRRGACSHPDGSAMFIESTLKAFTDDLAAHVLGNGCGRPVEGVLPLFEDGQLPLSIMGGQSEQEAGPSRQKIFVDWTLCRGHGLCADLLPEVFELGADGFPTVAQAPVPRFAEAKALRAVRRCPALALRIEEDTRGSSPSRNNLPVLSQGRGRRALGSGR
- a CDS encoding histidine phosphatase family protein; amino-acid sequence: MTAEAREAAGATAEAKPGRGRRVILWRHGQTSWNVDRRFQGSTDVELTETGVGQAVRAARLLASLKPDAIVASDLKRAAATAAELAALTCLDVTHEEGLRETYAGVWQGLTHEEIIARHGEQYAAWKRGEPVRRGGGELETEVADRAAPVVLRHADKLPDDGTLVVVSHGGTIRTTIGRLLGLESRHWESLGGLSNCCWSVLGEGVRGWRLLEHNAGTLPEPVLGDDD
- the rsfS gene encoding ribosome silencing factor; the encoded protein is MTATDRSIELINAAAQAAADKLAHDIIAYDVSDVLSITDAFLLASAPNDRQVKSIVDEIEERLNKELGAKPVRREGDREARWVLLDYVDIVVHVQHSEERVFYALERLWKDCPELDLPAEAKATRGKAAEHAKFQAEEDSVGMEELR